The DNA sequence TCGGCGGTCAGCTCGGTGAATGCGTCCAGAATACGGACGATTTCGGCTTGGATTTCCAGCGATTTTTCGGGGTTTTCTGGGCAGGGGATGGGAATGGTCAAAGTTTTAATAATGTCTGCGTTCAAATTACTTACAGAACCGCTATTAATTTTACTTAGCCAATAGTTTTGAACGCTTTTTGAAGCTAGATAGTGATATAGAAAATCTGAGTTTAACTTATCTCCAAACTCGCTAATTGAAGCCCATCCATCATGAATAGCTCCTGTGATATTGAGAATATAGGGTCGACCAAAGCTCATTGAGTTAGAGATGATAAAATCACCCTTATTTAAAACCCTAGATTTTTTAGCACCTTCTTTAGTTATTTTTTGAGCCGTTTTCTGAACATATTTAAAGCCAGATTCAGTATCACCAATTTTTATCCATGGAACACCGCCTTCATCGTCTGTAATGAATTTAGAAATAGGTCTAGGCGATGCTCCTCGTTGAATTTTTGCAATTTCTCCGAGCGCCTTCCACTCCACCTCAACCCCATCCAGCAGCTTTTCCATAAAGCGTGTATTATTCATGGATATCCTCCTGACTGTGATCAGGCAGATGCAGCATGCTTGCATCTTTGGCATTCAGGGGAGAAACCACCTTTTTCAAGGTTTTGGACTCCAGCTCCAAGCGTGCGTTTCGGGCCACCTCGCCGCCTTGCCGTGCCACCTTTTTGTGCGCTTGAAATGAATCAGGATCGGTCACTTCGGAAATTTCCTTGGTGGAGATTTCAGCGAGCATGTTCAGCACCAGCTCTTTGTTGGTCATGTTGTCGCGCAGGTTTTCCTTTTTTAATCCCTTGAATTTTTTGTACTCTCTGGCCGTCTTGTCCGCCCAGGTTTGATAAATGATGTCGGTGAGTGTGGCAAACTGTACGCCTTCCTCCAGGCCGTGCTTTTTCCATTCATCAGTGAGTTCTTTACGGATTTCAATGGATTTTAATCGCTGGTTGATCCAGTTGTCCGAATAACCCAGGCGCTTGTAGTCTTTCATCGCCTGTTCAATCGAGAGTTCAGGATCCTGAATCTGGTCGATGCGTTCGCTGGCGACCTGTGCCATCCACAGTTTGAACGGCTCAGCTTTAGGTGAAGGAATGGATTGGATCAGGCGAAAAAGCTGTTCGGTATGGGCACAATCGGTTTTTCGCATTTTGCCGTCAGCCGCCTGCATTTTGAAAGCGTGACAATCTGTCACGGTTTGATTTCCCTCTTTTTTCAGGCGTTCTTTGAGTTTGCGCCAATACGCTGTCGGGTTCACGCTGTCCGTCAATACGGCAACCACGTCAACGATGGAAAAATACCACTCTTCCGTTGCATCATCCCACAACGAACGAATCGTGCGATCTTCAAAAGCTTTTATGGTCTCTTTGTTACTCATGCGTCACCGCCTTTTTTACGGCTCTCTTTTCTTGCCTGTTTTTCCAGTGAAGCAATGGTTTTCAGGTAGTCTTTTTCCACATTGTCCAGTGTTTTGGCTTTGTATTTCTGGTATTCCAGCTTGGCTTTGTTTGCTGCTTGGGAATGCGAGATGTTGCCGGCATTGTCCAGTACCTTGCGCCCGGTGGAGTTCAGGATGTTGTCCAGCTCGCGAACATAATCGGCCATACGCATTTCTCGCTCTTCAATGGCGTTCAATTCAGCCAGATCAAAATACGCAGAAACCAGGTTGTTGAGCACCCGCAATTCCTGCTCGCTGAGGTAGTTTTTGGCAATCATGGCTTCGACCTGTGTGGGCTGGCTGCCTTTGAAACTGCTTAAGCCCGCAAAGGGTTTATCGCTATCCACGCGCAGGTAGATGACTTCTCTGGCGGTATGGCCGTGAGCGGCATAGTGCAGTTTGTTTTGTACGATTTTAAAAAACGTGAGGCTTTGCTCGCTATCGGGGGTGTAGTCTGTTGCGGTGGCGTAGAGGTCGAGCACTTGACGGTACATCACTTTTTCACTGGAGCGAATATCGCGAATGCGACCCAGCAATTCTTTCCAGTAATTTCCACCACCGAGGTTTTTCAGGCGCTCGTCATTCAAGGAAAAACCTTTTTCCAGGTATTCCTTCAAAACAGTGGACGCATAGCGCCTGAATTGCACGCCACGCACCGAACGTACACGATAACCGACTGCCAGAATCACATCGAGGTTATAGAGTGCAATCGTGCGTGAAACCTCGCGCTCGCCTTCTTTTTGAACTGTCAACTGCTGGTTGACAGTTGCTTTTTCGTTCAGCTCCTGGTCGTCAAAAATGGCCTGAACGTGCTTGCTGATATTTTGTTTGGTAGTTTGAAAAAGCTCTGCAATTTCTAATTGAGACAACCAAACCGTGCCGTTTTCCAGGCGTAAATCAATTTTGGTCGTGCCGTCTTCGGTGGTGTAAATAATGACATCGCTCATGCCTTAAGCCCCCTCGTCTTCAATCTCCGCCACGATGGCATCAATCTCCACGCGAAGTTTGTCGATCCTGGCGACGGTGGTTTTCAGTTCGGCATTGAGCTGGGAAATATCCACTATTTCGCGATTGTCTTTGGCTTCGACGTAGCTGCTCACCGACAGGTTGTAGTCGTTGGCGGCGACCTGCTCAAAGGGTACGGATTTGGCGAGGTGATCGACATTGGCTTTGCTGTCGAACGCCTGCATGATCTGTTCGATGTGGCTATCTGTGAGGATGTTGGTATTGGTCTCTTTTTTAAACAGGCCGCTGGCATCAATAAACTGGGTGTTGGTATCGGTTTTGTGTTTGGAGAGCACCAGAATAGTCACCGCGATGGTGGTGCCAAAAAACAGGTTGGGCGCGAGGGAGATCACGGTTTCGACATAGTTGTTATCCACCAGATATTGACGGATTTTGGCTTCAGCACCGCCACGGTAAAAAATACCGGGAAAGCAGACAATGGCTGCTCGGCCTTTGCTGGATAAATAACTTAAAGCATGTAGTACAAAGGCAAAGTCAGCTTTTGACTTGGGCGCGAGCACTCCGGCTGGGGCAAAGCGATCATCATTAATCAGGGTGGGGTCGTCTGCGCCGATCCATTTCACCGAATAAGGCGGATTGGAGACGATGGCGTCGAAGGGTTTGTCGTCGCCAAAATGCGGATCTCGCAGTGTATCACCCAACTGGATATTGAACTTATCGTAGTTGATGTTGTGCAAAAACATGTTCATCCGCGCCAGGTTGTAAGTGGTGTGGTTGATCTCCTGCCCCCAAAAACCGTCTTCAATGATGTGGGCGTCAAAATGTTTTTTGGCTTGCAGCAGCAACGAACCGGAACCACAGGCCGGGTCATAGATTTTATTGACGCTTTTCTGTTTGTGCATGGCGAGCTGCGCAATCAGCCTGGAGACGTGTTGCGGAGTGAAAAACTCACCACCCGATTTACCGGCATTGGCGGCGTAGTTGGAGATGAGAAACTCATAGGCATCACCGAACAGGTCGATATGGTTGCCTTCAAAATCACCAAAATCGAGCCCAGCCACGCCTTTGAGCACAGCCGCCAAACGTGTGTTCTTGTCTTTCACCGTATTGCCCAGGCGGTTGCTGGTGGTATCAAAATCGGCAAACAGGCCTTTGATGTCCGGTTCAGAGGGGTAGCCATTGGCGGAAGATTCAATCGCAGCAAAGATGGCGGCGAGATCCGTATTCAGGCTCTCGTTGGTGTTGGCATCTTTGGCGATATTAGCAAACAATTGGCTGGGGTAGATGAAGTAGCCCTTGGTTTTAATGGCATCGTCTTTGATCTCCGGGGTGATAACGTTGTCGGCAAGCGCCGCATAATTGATGCTGTCGTCATCGGCCTCAATATAGCTGGCAAAGTTTTCACTGATAAAGCGATAAAACAAGGTGCCGAGTACATACTGTTTAAAATCCCAGCCATCCACTGAGCCTCGTACATCGTTGGCGATTGACCAGATTTGGCGTTGCAGGGCGGCGCGTTGTTGGGTACTTGTCATGGTGTTATTCCTGTTTTGATACATTTTGACTGGTAAGCAGTTCACAAAAACTATTGAATCTACAAATGCCACTTTTTATGTTTCATCAAACAAACTCAACATCTGCACAATTAGGTGATTGAGTCCATGCCACGACAAAATTAAGGGAATTATTACATTTTCTTATCCTGAATTTGCCGTTTTCATGTTCCGTGCGCAGCAAAACGTGTAGCAAATTTTTACCTGATATTCCGCAATGTTGCAAAATATCTAATATATTCTACTGCTCCAGTAACTTCCTGGCTAAACTATGCAGCTCCGAGTTGGCGAGTGCAACCACTTTCTTTTTCACTGTTCGGGAATAATATTCCTGCTCCGTCTTAGTCAGAGGGTCGCCCTCCAGCTTCTTCCTGAACAGCTCCTTCTGTTTTGGGGAGAAGACCTGTGACAGGGCATATTCCAGCGAGAACTCTTCGTAACGGTCCTTGCGTCTCCGGTCTTTTTCGACTTTCTCTTCATAGTACAGTTCAAACAGACCCCTGACTCGCCCGGGATCGCATTCCTCGTTCATCCAATCTGGCGTCTGGTAGCGGGCCAGGGCATTGCGCCAGGTCTTTACCCGACTCATATCGTCAGCGGAGAAGTTTTTCTTTAGCTTGCTCAACCATGAAAATGTCAGCTTGTAATAAGCATAGACTGCGGTCGAAAGTAATACGAGTCGGTGGTAGCGTTCCTTCAGGTCATCTGTGGAAAGTTGCCGTTCAACCTGGCTAGAATCAAACTGGTAGCTTTCTCCTGCATTGGCCAGAAGGACGGGAAACCCTTCCCATAGACGGGTATCGTTACTCTTGACTACTTCGGCCAAGGTCTCGTTCACATCCAACTCTTCGCTCGGCTCGAACATCGGAAATCCGAGTTTGGAGAGACTTTTGAGGAGTTTGTCGTCAGTCATTATTTATACCTTCCCTTAGTAGTGACAGGAAGTGGTCTATGTTTGGGCGTAAGCGTTCTTCGGCGACGTCATAGCTGACCATTTTCGAGGAGTTCATTTTTATCTAACCTGTATTTAGTTTGTACCATTTTGTGCAAGTCCTTGTACTTAAATATACAAACATTTGTACAAATATATACAATATTAGTTTTACAGTGTCAAGTGAACAATAAATTCCCCAAAAGATGCGCTCCGCCCAGTAAGAGTGGAGCGTTTGAAGTGATTTGGTTGCGGGAATAGCTACATGACAAGCGGTGATTTTCGTAAAAATAAGGAGCGGAAAATAAAAACGGGGACTCAGCAAAATCTTGCTGAGGCCCCGTTTTTATTGGTATTGGCGGGAGCAGATGGGAATCGAACCCACCGGGGACGGGATACGCCCCCCACCGGTTTTGAAGACCGGGCGTGGCACCAGATCACGAACTGCTCCCGTAACGAGGATTTAAAGCCGGATCACCCGTCCCGCCTGATGCAAAGTTTCAACGGTTTCGAGCAGGTTGCCGATCCGGCCGACAGCCAGTTGGTCCTTGATGCCGTAAAATTCCAGACAGAGACCACAAGAGGCGATATCGACCCCGTTGCTGGACAGGGTGTTGAGTGTCGACAGTAGATCGGAACCGGTGACGGTGAGCTTGACTCCGCCATTGACGAACAGGATGGTGTCCGGATGCGTTGTGGCATCAATCAGGGTCATCAGAAAATTTTTCAGCAGAATGTGACCGAGTTCATCACTGCCGCTGCCGAGGGTTTCGCCGGTAACGAAAAGAACGGTTTTGCCCGGCGCGGCGGTGGTTGCGGTGGCGACGGCGTGGCTGCCGGAAAAGGTTAAATGGAGGGTGTAGCTGCCGTTTGTCTCGTCCGTTGCAACCTCGTAACCAAGGCTTTGTGCGAGGCGACTGACATTCTCACGTGCCGACGCATCGGCGACCAGGACAGTCAGACTGTTCCCCGGTTCAGCCAGTAGCTGCTTGCGGGTTTCGATCACCGGGGTGGGGCATTGCCAGTTGCGACAGTCGAGGGTTTTCATGCTCATCCCTTTCTGTAAATCGCGGTCACTATAACGACTGTGATCGCCAAATGCAAGATTGCAGGAGAGAGGTGGACAAATAAATATTATTTGTTAGAATACCATAATTAGTAAAAAATAATTAAAGGATCGGAGGCAGACATGATGACGCAGGAACGGTTTTTGGCTGGAGCAGGGATGGTCGTGGGAATGGTCGCCGTGGTGATGTTTGTGTCATCGCTGACACTGTGGCGTGATTCGCCGCGTGAACTTTACGAAGCGGCAAAACGATACGAACAGCAGGCCGATAAAACACACGCGAGCGAACTTTATCAGCAGGTTGTCGCGAACTATCCTGGTTCGCACTTTGCGCGTTATTCCAACGATCGGTTACGCCATTTGCGTAAGGGCCGGTAAGAAAATAACATGACCATCTTGCATCTCATCTTCCGGCCACCTTGTTTTCCTGCAGGCCCTAAGTGACGATGCCTGCTGCATTGCGCGGACTGCTCTGTTGGGGGATGCGGTTTTCGCGTCGTATGGTGAGCCGGGGCAGCTCAGGCGCCTGCAAGCAGGACGACCGTTTCCACGTGCGGGGTCTGCGGAAACATGTCGACCGGTTGGGCAGTGATCGGCTTGAGACCGGCTTTGACCAGGATATCGAGATCGTGGGCCAGTGTATCGGGGTTGCAGGAAACGTAGATCAGTTTTTTCGGCCGCAGCGAGATGATGGCTTGCAGAACACTTTCAGCGCACCCGCTACGGGGCGGGTTCACAACGACAATCGGTCGCAGTGGCAGCTCTGCGGCCATCTCCTCGAGTAGATCTTCAGCCATTCCGGCATAAAAAACACAATTTTTCAGATTATTCAATACGGCATTGCGGCGCGCGTTGAGAATTGCTTCCTCGTTACTTTCAATGCCGATCACCTGTCCGGCAACGGCAGCGAGATGCAGGGCGATGCCGCCGATGCCGCAGTAAAGGTCGAGGACGGTATCGCTCGCAGTGGGTTCGGCCCATTTTTGCACCAGCTGGTAAAGATGGGTCGCCTGATCGTGATTCACCTGAAAGAAGGCGGTCGGGGAAAGACTCAACTGAACAGCACCGACCCGGTCAAAAAGATCATCAACGCCTAAAAGTTTGAACGTTACGCGGCCAAAAATGACATTGCCGTCTGACATATTGACATTTTCGTGGACGCCGACAACTTCAGGGATTTTGCGCTTGAGCCACTTGGCCAGCGCGGTCATTTCGTTATAGTTGCGCTCGGTGGTGACGAAGGTCACCAGCGCCTTGTTGTTGGTCGGACTGACCCGAATCGCCACATAACGCAGCAACCCGCGTTTGCGGCGGGGATCGTAGACAAGAACTTTTTGTTTGATGATTTCTTCGCGCACCACGGCGACGATCCGGTTGATCAGTGGATGATGGAGGGGGCAGTTGTCGATATCGACAATATCGTGGCTGCCGCGCCGGTACAGACCAATGCGCACGTCACGCCGGTTACCACCGATCGCCAGTTTGGCCTGGGTGCGGTAGCCGAGCGCTGCGGGGGCATCCAGTACGGGCTGTACCGAGATAGACTCCAGCGTTGGCATGGCGATCAGGGCGTTGCGGACGCGATCGAATTTAAAGCGGCGCTGCGCCCGACTGTGGAGCGCGATCAGCGGACAACCGAGACACTTGCGTGCAACCTTGCACGGCGAGGGGATGCGTTCGCGACTGGGAGTGAGGATGCGCCGCAGGTCGGCGATGATCCGACGTTGACCGCGATGGACAATGTGCACCAGCACCCTTTCGCCCGGCAGTGCACCGGCGATCAATACCTCGCGGTGTCCGTCGCGCGCGACGCCGATCCCCTCGACATTCAGTCTGTCGATCGTGAACTCAACCGTATCGACCGACTTGCGCGGGGGGCGGGGGACGGTATCGGGTGCAGGTTTGATGCTCTTTTTGGGTGGTTTCATGCAGGCCTCTTCTAATTTGTCCGCACCTTATACCCGGCATAAAAAAGATTCAAGCGATTATGGTGGCGATGGTGGCAGAGCGGGTTGCTTTGCCCAGGACAAATGAACCGCCGCGAAATTACGCGCTCTATTTACTGCTCGCGTGCGGCAGTGACCAGTTGTAGCGAATTGCGAGCAAGCGGATGACGATTACGGTCAAAGCCGTGATCAGCAGCGTCAGCTCCTCTGGCAGGGGGGTATGGCGTAACAGATAAAAGAGTGCTCCCCCGGCCAGACATGCCGAGGCATAAACTTCGTTACGCAGCACCAGCGGGACTTCGTTAGAGAGCATATCGCGAACCATGCCGCCAGCCGTGGCGGTGATCACCCCCATCATGACAACGCCGAGCAAGCCAAGATTGAAGGCGAGAGCCTTGTTTGTCCCGATGACCACAAAGGTGCCGAGACCGATGGCGTCAAAATACAGCAAGGGCTGGGCAATGAATGCCATTTTGCCATGAAATAGAAAAACGGCGAGGGAGACGACAAGAGACAGGTAAAGGTAGGTTTCATTATGGAAGATAAAGGGAGGTGTGTCACCAATGAGCAGATCGCGCAGGGTGCCGCCGCCAGTGGCGGTGACCATGCCGAGGAGGAGGACGCCGAAGACGTCCATGTCCCGGCGTACCCCGGCCCAGGCACCGGAAGCGGCGAAGGCGGCAGTGCCGAGGAGATCAAGCAAATAGAGTAAGGTCATGGCGGAATTCTCTGATTGACAATTTTTTTCGGGAAGGCTAAAAAACACCTCATCAAGGGATACCTCAACGTCATCGGTGTGTACCTTGATCAACCCGCCGAGATTAAGTCAGTACGCGAGCAATTGCAAGGGCGAGTACCCTGTAACCCATAATCTTTCGCATCTTGCTTGTTCTTTGCCGCGTCAGCTACGTTCCGATTTCAGCTGTTTAGCTACGGCTAGGCAACAGAAATCGCGCCTTGCTGACACGTCAAAGCCCTGCGCAATCCCTCGAAATCCTATGGGTTACAGGGTACTAGTGTCGGGTGTCATTTAATTCGGCAAGGGCGGTGAAGGTGCGTTTGCCGATGGCTTACGGGCAATCAAAGCAAGGAGAAAAGGGATGAATAGAATCTTCTGGTTGGTGCTGTTAGGGATGGCTGTGCTGCTGCTGGCGGGTTGTCTCCCCGATATGCCGGGACCGCTTGGCATTCCGGGGATTTAGGTCGGGCCAGAAATCGCCAAGCCAATGACTCAAACCATCCTCAAGCTGCAAGCTCCGGCCAAGATCAATCTCTGTCTGCACGTGCTGGGCAAGCGCCCGGACGGTTACCACGAGCTGGCGATGTTGATGCAGCGGGTTTCGCTCTATGACGAAATTACCCTGGAGCTGACAGCAGAGCCGGGCGTTAATGTGGTTTGCGACGGTTTGGTGCTGGCTGCCGGGGAAGAAAATATCGCGGCCCGGGCAGCGCAACAACTGCTGGAAATAAATGATCACTCTGGCGGGATAAGGATCGTTATCGACAAACACATTCCCGTCGCTGCCGGACTCGGTGGCGGGTCGTCCGATGCCGCAACAGTTTTGACCGGTCTCAACCAGCTGCTGGGGCTGGGACTGTCACGCGCCGAATTAATGCGGATCGGGGTGAAGCTGGGGGCCGATGTGCCGTTCTTTATTTTCGGGAAAACGGCCTGGGCGACAGGGATTGGCGACCGGTTACAAGCGGTTGCGGGGCTGCCTGATGTCTGCTATCTGTTGGTCAATCCAAAGGTCGCGGTGGCGACGAAGTGGGTCTATGAAAATTTGGTATTGACATCGAAAAATGATGCGGCTAGACTGCCGAGGTTTTCTGGACAGGCTGCCAAGTTGATCGCTCTGCTGCACAATGATCTCGAAGCCGCAACGCTCCCGAAATTCCCGCAGGTGCAAATTGTAAAAGATCGATTGCTTGCCGCTGGTGCTCAGGGAGTGCTGATGTCGGGGAGCGGCGCGACGGTTTTCGGAGTTTATCCTTCTCGCAGCGCGGCTGATGCTGCGGCCGAGGAGTTACGGAGCGCGACCGACTGGCGAGTTTTCTCAGTTCAGCCAATCTGATAAATAAAAGATTAATGGGGCGTCGCCAAGCGGTAAGGCACCGGATTTTGATTCCGGCATTCCCAGGTTCGATCCCTGGCGCCCCAGCCACTTTTCAAGGAGTCTGTGGTTGATTAAAACCACACTCCGCCAGTCAATCAGTAGGTCATGGCCGTGCCATGACCTACACCTTTTCAGAGCCGGGGAGTTCCAGAGTATGGGCCATATTAAGATATTCGGTGGTAATTCGAATCGCGAACTGGTTGCGCGAATCTGCGCGGATATTGGTATCGAACAGGCCAGGTCGACGGTCAAGGCATTTTCCGATGGCGAAGTGATGGTCGAAATCGGCGAGAACGTGCGTGGTCGCGACGTTTACGTGATTCAGTCGACCTGTGCTCCGGCCAACAATACGCTGATGGAACTGCTGGTGATGTTCGATGCC is a window from the Desulfuromonadaceae bacterium genome containing:
- a CDS encoding Bro-N domain-containing protein, whose protein sequence is MWDDATEEWYFSIVDVVAVLTDSVNPTAYWRKLKERLKKEGNQTVTDCHAFKMQAADGKMRKTDCAHTEQLFRLIQSIPSPKAEPFKLWMAQVASERIDQIQDPELSIEQAMKDYKRLGYSDNWINQRLKSIEIRKELTDEWKKHGLEEGVQFATLTDIIYQTWADKTAREYKKFKGLKKENLRDNMTNKELVLNMLAEISTKEISEVTDPDSFQAHKKVARQGGEVARNARLELESKTLKKVVSPLNAKDASMLHLPDHSQEDIHE
- a CDS encoding virulence RhuM family protein, with the protein product MSDVIIYTTEDGTTKIDLRLENGTVWLSQLEIAELFQTTKQNISKHVQAIFDDQELNEKATVNQQLTVQKEGEREVSRTIALYNLDVILAVGYRVRSVRGVQFRRYASTVLKEYLEKGFSLNDERLKNLGGGNYWKELLGRIRDIRSSEKVMYRQVLDLYATATDYTPDSEQSLTFFKIVQNKLHYAAHGHTAREVIYLRVDSDKPFAGLSSFKGSQPTQVEAMIAKNYLSEQELRVLNNLVSAYFDLAELNAIEEREMRMADYVRELDNILNSTGRKVLDNAGNISHSQAANKAKLEYQKYKAKTLDNVEKDYLKTIASLEKQARKESRKKGGDA
- a CDS encoding type I restriction-modification system subunit M, with product MAFVDSIVFVNCLPVKMYQNRNNTMTSTQQRAALQRQIWSIANDVRGSVDGWDFKQYVLGTLFYRFISENFASYIEADDDSINYAALADNVITPEIKDDAIKTKGYFIYPSQLFANIAKDANTNESLNTDLAAIFAAIESSANGYPSEPDIKGLFADFDTTSNRLGNTVKDKNTRLAAVLKGVAGLDFGDFEGNHIDLFGDAYEFLISNYAANAGKSGGEFFTPQHVSRLIAQLAMHKQKSVNKIYDPACGSGSLLLQAKKHFDAHIIEDGFWGQEINHTTYNLARMNMFLHNINYDKFNIQLGDTLRDPHFGDDKPFDAIVSNPPYSVKWIGADDPTLINDDRFAPAGVLAPKSKADFAFVLHALSYLSSKGRAAIVCFPGIFYRGGAEAKIRQYLVDNNYVETVISLAPNLFFGTTIAVTILVLSKHKTDTNTQFIDASGLFKKETNTNILTDSHIEQIMQAFDSKANVDHLAKSVPFEQVAANDYNLSVSSYVEAKDNREIVDISQLNAELKTTVARIDKLRVEIDAIVAEIEDEGA
- the yedF gene encoding sulfurtransferase-like selenium metabolism protein YedF, yielding MKTLDCRNWQCPTPVIETRKQLLAEPGNSLTVLVADASARENVSRLAQSLGYEVATDETNGSYTLHLTFSGSHAVATATTAAPGKTVLFVTGETLGSGSDELGHILLKNFLMTLIDATTHPDTILFVNGGVKLTVTGSDLLSTLNTLSSNGVDIASCGLCLEFYGIKDQLAVGRIGNLLETVETLHQAGRVIRL
- the rlmD gene encoding 23S rRNA (uracil(1939)-C(5))-methyltransferase RlmD, with product MKPPKKSIKPAPDTVPRPPRKSVDTVEFTIDRLNVEGIGVARDGHREVLIAGALPGERVLVHIVHRGQRRIIADLRRILTPSRERIPSPCKVARKCLGCPLIALHSRAQRRFKFDRVRNALIAMPTLESISVQPVLDAPAALGYRTQAKLAIGGNRRDVRIGLYRRGSHDIVDIDNCPLHHPLINRIVAVVREEIIKQKVLVYDPRRKRGLLRYVAIRVSPTNNKALVTFVTTERNYNEMTALAKWLKRKIPEVVGVHENVNMSDGNVIFGRVTFKLLGVDDLFDRVGAVQLSLSPTAFFQVNHDQATHLYQLVQKWAEPTASDTVLDLYCGIGGIALHLAAVAGQVIGIESNEEAILNARRNAVLNNLKNCVFYAGMAEDLLEEMAAELPLRPIVVVNPPRSGCAESVLQAIISLRPKKLIYVSCNPDTLAHDLDILVKAGLKPITAQPVDMFPQTPHVETVVLLAGA
- a CDS encoding trimeric intracellular cation channel family protein; translated protein: MTLLYLLDLLGTAAFAASGAWAGVRRDMDVFGVLLLGMVTATGGGTLRDLLIGDTPPFIFHNETYLYLSLVVSLAVFLFHGKMAFIAQPLLYFDAIGLGTFVVIGTNKALAFNLGLLGVVMMGVITATAGGMVRDMLSNEVPLVLRNEVYASACLAGGALFYLLRHTPLPEELTLLITALTVIVIRLLAIRYNWSLPHASSK
- the ispE gene encoding 4-(cytidine 5'-diphospho)-2-C-methyl-D-erythritol kinase, producing the protein MTQTILKLQAPAKINLCLHVLGKRPDGYHELAMLMQRVSLYDEITLELTAEPGVNVVCDGLVLAAGEENIAARAAQQLLEINDHSGGIRIVIDKHIPVAAGLGGGSSDAATVLTGLNQLLGLGLSRAELMRIGVKLGADVPFFIFGKTAWATGIGDRLQAVAGLPDVCYLLVNPKVAVATKWVYENLVLTSKNDAARLPRFSGQAAKLIALLHNDLEAATLPKFPQVQIVKDRLLAAGAQGVLMSGSGATVFGVYPSRSAADAAAEELRSATDWRVFSVQPI